In the Theobroma cacao cultivar B97-61/B2 chromosome 1, Criollo_cocoa_genome_V2, whole genome shotgun sequence genome, one interval contains:
- the LOC18612378 gene encoding probable lipid-A-disaccharide synthase, mitochondrial isoform X2 — protein sequence MLLAAIRCTKIKSSICLKSPSRRYLWVSSRFVTDRAAKEEELRIFIVAGEVSGDTIGSRLMASLKKLSPVPIRFSGVGGSMMSKQGLKSLFPMDNIAVMGIWELLPHLYNFRVKLKETVEAAFMFHPHVVVTVDSKGFSFRLLKQLRGCQSKGLAATFVGHPILEDVLELNMGKEIALHEWKITGNGEDFRKTYAIPSGATVITLLPGSRLQEVTRMLPIFSNTMKLLKDSFPELVTVIHVAPNQLVDNFITRAIHKWPVPAILIPGGIPHLKYDAFNASRVALCTSGTVAMELQLARLPCLVTYRAHFLTEWVIRYKAKIPYISLPNILLDSPVIPEALFQACTPTKLASSLKELMNNTVLQQQQVVAAEKVMELICPSNRTVNNLQQQGMRWRPPIYTPSMIAASTILSYAQR from the exons ATGTTGTTGGCAGCGATTCGGTGTACGAAAATAAAGAGTAGCATTTGTTTGAAGAGCCCATCGAGGAGATATTTATGGGTTTCAAGCAGATTCGTAACAGACAGAGCGGCCAAAGAAGAGGAGCTAAGAATATTCATTGTTGCAGGAGAGGTTAGTGGAGATACCATTGGTTCACGTCTTATGGCTTCCTTGAAGAAGCTCTCTCCTGTTCCTATCCGTTTCTCTGGCGTAGGCGG ATCCATGATGTCCAAGCAAGGTTTGAAATCTTTATTTCCCATGGACAATATTGCGGTAATGGGGATCTGGGAGTTATTGCCACACCTCTATAATTTCAGA GTAAAGTTGAAGGAAACTGTGGAGGCTGCATTCATGTTCCACCCTCATGTGGTTGTGACAGTGGACTCCAAGGGATTCTCTTTCCGTCTCCTTAAGCAGTTACGGG GTTGTCAATCAAAAGGACTGGCTGCAACCTTTGTTGGTCATCCCATTCTGGAAGATGTTTTAGAACTGAACATG GGAAAGGAAATCGCGTTGCATGAGTGGAAGATTACAGGAAATGGTGAAGATTTTCGAAAAACATATGCCATACCTTCAG GAGCAACAGTCATTACCTTGCTACCTGGAAGCAGATTACAAGAGGTCACTAGAATGCTTCCCATCTTTTCAAACACaatgaaacttttaaaagaCTCTTTTCCTGAGTTGGTGACGGTCATCCATGTGGCACCCAATCAGCTAGTGGACAACTTCATCACTAGAGCCATCCATAAGTGGCCTGTGCCTGCTATATTGATTCCAGGAGGAATCCCGCACCTGAAATATGATGCATTCAAT GCAAGCCGAGTTGCCTTATGTACTTCAGGAACTGTTGCTATGGAGTTGCAGCTTGCAAGGTTACCTTGTTTAGTTACGTATCGAGCCCATTTCCTTACTGAATGGGTGATTCGGTACAAAGCAAAGATACCATACATCTCACTTCCCAATATCCTCCTGGATTCACCTGTTATTCCTGAAGCTCTATTTCAAGCATGTACACCCACAAAACTAGCATCCTCGCTCAA GGAATTAATGAACAATACAGTACTCCAACAGCAACAAGTTGTGGCTGCTGAGAAGGTCATGGAACTTATATGCCCTTCAAACAGAACCGTAAATAACTTGCAACAGCAGGGAATGAGGTGGAGACCTCCCATTTATACTCCAAGTATGATTGCAGCATCCACCATACTTAGCTATGCGCAGAGATGA
- the LOC18612378 gene encoding probable lipid-A-disaccharide synthase, mitochondrial isoform X1, whose amino-acid sequence MLLAAIRCTKIKSSICLKSPSRRYLWVSSRFVTDRAAKEEELRIFIVAGEVSGDTIGSRLMASLKKLSPVPIRFSGVGGSMMSKQGLKSLFPMDNIAVMGIWELLPHLYNFRVKLKETVEAAFMFHPHVVVTVDSKGFSFRLLKQLRARYNQQGLDGPVHFHYVAPSFWAWKGGAERLKGLAEFVDHVLCILPNEEAGCQSKGLAATFVGHPILEDVLELNMGKEIALHEWKITGNGEDFRKTYAIPSGATVITLLPGSRLQEVTRMLPIFSNTMKLLKDSFPELVTVIHVAPNQLVDNFITRAIHKWPVPAILIPGGIPHLKYDAFNASRVALCTSGTVAMELQLARLPCLVTYRAHFLTEWVIRYKAKIPYISLPNILLDSPVIPEALFQACTPTKLASSLKELMNNTVLQQQQVVAAEKVMELICPSNRTVNNLQQQGMRWRPPIYTPSMIAASTILSYAQR is encoded by the exons ATGTTGTTGGCAGCGATTCGGTGTACGAAAATAAAGAGTAGCATTTGTTTGAAGAGCCCATCGAGGAGATATTTATGGGTTTCAAGCAGATTCGTAACAGACAGAGCGGCCAAAGAAGAGGAGCTAAGAATATTCATTGTTGCAGGAGAGGTTAGTGGAGATACCATTGGTTCACGTCTTATGGCTTCCTTGAAGAAGCTCTCTCCTGTTCCTATCCGTTTCTCTGGCGTAGGCGG ATCCATGATGTCCAAGCAAGGTTTGAAATCTTTATTTCCCATGGACAATATTGCGGTAATGGGGATCTGGGAGTTATTGCCACACCTCTATAATTTCAGA GTAAAGTTGAAGGAAACTGTGGAGGCTGCATTCATGTTCCACCCTCATGTGGTTGTGACAGTGGACTCCAAGGGATTCTCTTTCCGTCTCCTTAAGCAGTTACGGG CTAGATATAATCAGCAAGGGCTAGATGGTCCAGTACACTTTCATTATGTAGCACCATCATTCTGGGCATGGAAAGGGGGTGCAGAAAGACTGAAAGGCCTAGCTGAATTTGTGGATCATGTGTTGTGTATACTTCCGAATGAGGAAGCAGGTTGTCAATCAAAAGGACTGGCTGCAACCTTTGTTGGTCATCCCATTCTGGAAGATGTTTTAGAACTGAACATG GGAAAGGAAATCGCGTTGCATGAGTGGAAGATTACAGGAAATGGTGAAGATTTTCGAAAAACATATGCCATACCTTCAG GAGCAACAGTCATTACCTTGCTACCTGGAAGCAGATTACAAGAGGTCACTAGAATGCTTCCCATCTTTTCAAACACaatgaaacttttaaaagaCTCTTTTCCTGAGTTGGTGACGGTCATCCATGTGGCACCCAATCAGCTAGTGGACAACTTCATCACTAGAGCCATCCATAAGTGGCCTGTGCCTGCTATATTGATTCCAGGAGGAATCCCGCACCTGAAATATGATGCATTCAAT GCAAGCCGAGTTGCCTTATGTACTTCAGGAACTGTTGCTATGGAGTTGCAGCTTGCAAGGTTACCTTGTTTAGTTACGTATCGAGCCCATTTCCTTACTGAATGGGTGATTCGGTACAAAGCAAAGATACCATACATCTCACTTCCCAATATCCTCCTGGATTCACCTGTTATTCCTGAAGCTCTATTTCAAGCATGTACACCCACAAAACTAGCATCCTCGCTCAA GGAATTAATGAACAATACAGTACTCCAACAGCAACAAGTTGTGGCTGCTGAGAAGGTCATGGAACTTATATGCCCTTCAAACAGAACCGTAAATAACTTGCAACAGCAGGGAATGAGGTGGAGACCTCCCATTTATACTCCAAGTATGATTGCAGCATCCACCATACTTAGCTATGCGCAGAGATGA